Proteins from a genomic interval of Geotrypetes seraphini chromosome 7, aGeoSer1.1, whole genome shotgun sequence:
- the TRAPPC6B gene encoding trafficking protein particle complex subunit 6B isoform X1, which yields MADEALFLLLHSELVACVYKSPEQGEAENGRCITKLENMGFRVGQGLIERFTKDTARFKDELDIMKFICKDFWTTVFKKQIDNLRTNHQGIYVLQDNKFRLLTQISAGKQYLEHAPKYLAFTCGLIRGGLSNLGIKSIVTAEVSTMPACKFQVMIQKM from the exons ATGGCCGATGAGGCCTTATTCTTACTACTGCACAGCGAGTTGGTGGCTTGCGTGTACAAGTCCCCCGAACAGGGGGAAGCG GAAAATGGAAGATGCATCACTAAACTGGAAAACATGGGATTTAGAGTTGGACAGGGATTAATAGAAAG ATTTACCAAGGACACTGCCAGGTTTAAGGATGAGTTAGATATAATGAAATTCATCTGCAAAGATTTTTGGACTACTGTGTTTAAAAAGCAAATTGATAACCTGAGGACCAATCACCAG GGTATTTATGTACTTCAAGACAACAAATTTCGTCTGCTAACTCAAATATCTGCTGGAAAGCAATATTTGGAGCATGCACCCAAG TATTTGGCATTTACCTGTGGACTAATCAGAGGAGGCTTATCAAATTTGGGAATAAAGAGTATTGTAACGGCTGAAGTCTCTACCATGCCTGCAT GCAAATTCCAGGTGATGATACAGAAGATGTAA
- the TRAPPC6B gene encoding trafficking protein particle complex subunit 6B isoform X3, with amino-acid sequence MVERLRGASKKWPMRPYSYYCTASWWLACTSPPNRGKRFTKDTARFKDELDIMKFICKDFWTTVFKKQIDNLRTNHQGIYVLQDNKFRLLTQISAGKQYLEHAPKYLAFTCGLIRGGLSNLGIKSIVTAEVSTMPACKFQVMIQKM; translated from the exons ATGGTGGAAAGGCTGCGGGGAGCGAGCAAGAAATGGCCGATGAGGCCTTATTCTTACTACTGCACAGCGAGTTGGTGGCTTGCGTGTACAAGTCCCCCGAACAGGGGGAAGCG ATTTACCAAGGACACTGCCAGGTTTAAGGATGAGTTAGATATAATGAAATTCATCTGCAAAGATTTTTGGACTACTGTGTTTAAAAAGCAAATTGATAACCTGAGGACCAATCACCAG GGTATTTATGTACTTCAAGACAACAAATTTCGTCTGCTAACTCAAATATCTGCTGGAAAGCAATATTTGGAGCATGCACCCAAG TATTTGGCATTTACCTGTGGACTAATCAGAGGAGGCTTATCAAATTTGGGAATAAAGAGTATTGTAACGGCTGAAGTCTCTACCATGCCTGCAT GCAAATTCCAGGTGATGATACAGAAGATGTAA
- the TRAPPC6B gene encoding trafficking protein particle complex subunit 6B isoform X2: MADEALFLLLHSELVACVYKSPEQGEAENGRCITKLENMGFRVGQGLIERFTKDTARFKDELDIMKFICKDFWTTVFKKQIDNLRTNHQGIYVLQDNKFRLLTQISAGKQYLEHAPKVILSQYKIFGIYLWTNQRRLIKFGNKEYCNG, translated from the exons ATGGCCGATGAGGCCTTATTCTTACTACTGCACAGCGAGTTGGTGGCTTGCGTGTACAAGTCCCCCGAACAGGGGGAAGCG GAAAATGGAAGATGCATCACTAAACTGGAAAACATGGGATTTAGAGTTGGACAGGGATTAATAGAAAG ATTTACCAAGGACACTGCCAGGTTTAAGGATGAGTTAGATATAATGAAATTCATCTGCAAAGATTTTTGGACTACTGTGTTTAAAAAGCAAATTGATAACCTGAGGACCAATCACCAG GGTATTTATGTACTTCAAGACAACAAATTTCGTCTGCTAACTCAAATATCTGCTGGAAAGCAATATTTGGAGCATGCACCCAAGGTAATCCTTTCTCAGTACAAAA TATTTGGCATTTACCTGTGGACTAATCAGAGGAGGCTTATCAAATTTGGGAATAAAGAGTATTGTAACGGCTGA